In Herpetosiphon gulosus, one genomic interval encodes:
- the gcvH gene encoding glycine cleavage system protein GcvH, whose protein sequence is MSNVPHELLYTKEHEWVRIDGNSAVVGITEHAQRELGDVVFVELPDVGKSFELGDAFGTVESVKAVSEIYAPLSGEITEINNEVVDSPELVNEDPYGEGWLAKFSFTTAPSGLLSAAEYERYINDEANK, encoded by the coding sequence ATGTCCAATGTACCACATGAATTGCTGTATACCAAAGAACACGAATGGGTGCGGATCGACGGCAACAGCGCAGTTGTTGGCATCACCGAACATGCTCAACGCGAGCTTGGCGATGTAGTATTCGTCGAATTGCCCGATGTTGGCAAAAGTTTTGAGCTTGGCGACGCATTTGGCACGGTCGAATCAGTCAAGGCGGTTTCGGAAATTTATGCTCCGCTCAGTGGTGAAATTACCGAAATCAACAACGAAGTCGTTGATTCACCAGAATTGGTCAATGAAGACCCCTATGGCGAGGGCTGGTTGGCCAAATTCAGCTTTACCACTGCACCAAGTGGGTTGTTGAGTGCCGCAGAGTACGAACGCTATATCAACGACGAAGCCAATAAGTAG
- the gcvT gene encoding glycine cleavage system aminomethyltransferase GcvT, with translation MKQTPLNARHRALGARMVEFGGWDMPVQYAGIITEHKATREGAGLFDISHMARFWVTGPDSERFIQLIDTFDISKTAIGQSDYGIMCYEDGGIVDDIFTYHLGPDEWMVVANAGNAEKDWAWLNQHTAGYDVVLTDRSQELAMIALQGPKAESLLAPLTDADVVNLAFHGITKATVEAAAGYISRTGYTGEDGFELFLPAGEIERIWDRLLEAGAMPIGLGARDSLRFEPGLALYGHEIEHDINPYEAKLGWVVKLDKGPFIGSEALQDIKANGPARTLIGLEMTGRGIARQGYPVVALDGSELGVVTTGMPSPTLGKNLAYALIKAGSVKVGVEVDVLIREKPVRATVVKTPFYKARYKK, from the coding sequence ATGAAACAAACACCACTCAATGCACGCCATCGCGCCCTTGGAGCCAGAATGGTCGAGTTCGGCGGCTGGGATATGCCAGTGCAATATGCGGGCATTATCACTGAACACAAAGCAACCCGCGAAGGCGCTGGCCTGTTCGATATCAGCCATATGGCGCGATTTTGGGTCACTGGCCCCGATAGCGAACGCTTTATTCAGTTGATCGATACCTTTGATATTAGCAAAACCGCGATCGGCCAATCCGATTATGGGATTATGTGCTACGAAGATGGCGGAATTGTTGACGATATTTTCACCTATCATCTTGGCCCTGACGAATGGATGGTTGTGGCCAACGCTGGCAACGCTGAAAAAGATTGGGCTTGGCTCAATCAACATACTGCTGGTTACGATGTGGTGCTGACTGATCGTTCGCAAGAGTTGGCGATGATTGCCTTGCAAGGGCCAAAAGCTGAAAGCCTGTTGGCTCCTTTGACTGATGCTGATGTGGTTAATTTGGCCTTCCACGGCATCACCAAGGCCACCGTTGAGGCTGCTGCTGGCTATATTTCGCGCACTGGCTACACTGGCGAAGATGGCTTCGAGTTGTTCTTGCCTGCTGGCGAGATCGAACGAATCTGGGATCGCTTGTTGGAAGCAGGCGCTATGCCAATTGGCTTGGGGGCACGCGATAGCCTACGTTTCGAGCCAGGTTTGGCGCTTTATGGCCATGAAATTGAGCACGATATTAATCCCTATGAAGCTAAATTGGGCTGGGTGGTCAAGCTCGATAAAGGCCCATTTATCGGCTCAGAAGCCTTGCAAGATATCAAGGCCAACGGCCCAGCCCGCACCCTGATTGGTTTGGAAATGACTGGCCGCGGGATTGCCCGCCAAGGCTACCCGGTTGTGGCACTTGATGGTAGCGAGTTAGGCGTTGTGACGACTGGCATGCCCAGCCCGACACTGGGCAAAAACCTGGCCTATGCCTTGATCAAAGCTGGCAGCGTCAAAGTTGGCGTTGAAGTCGATGTGCTGATTCGCGAAAAGCCAGTGCGGGCAACTGTTGTCAAAACGCCGTTTTACAAAGCACGCTACAAAAAATAG
- a CDS encoding radical SAM protein, with protein sequence MHETTLVSRSAQGLRCEVCQWRCLLADGEWGRCGVRQRQDQTITVHNHGLVSAATIGPVEDYGFRHFFPGASVFAIGGWGTSFPAHHDAAYHAQVPTDPAKQRSIDPERVVGFSQERMTRGIVWAYNEPTMNFEHVLETARLARSTSRMTGMVTNGYWSKAALDQLAPYIDGLMLTVYGLSDASYQALTGVEQWQGIFAGAEHAVKRWGCHLEITTPIVTGVNDSSAEIEGIARWIKRKFNGLIPWRIIPSRDADTNAATSVRKVAQGLGLPFVYGAQPTETTRCPKCEWAVIERFDGQPRVVGVSESQCENCGSEVYIRSSLFKRNKLND encoded by the coding sequence ATGCACGAAACAACACTCGTGTCACGCTCGGCGCAAGGATTGCGCTGCGAGGTCTGTCAATGGCGCTGTCTACTCGCTGATGGTGAATGGGGTCGTTGTGGTGTGCGCCAACGCCAAGATCAAACAATTACGGTTCATAACCATGGTTTAGTGTCAGCAGCCACGATTGGCCCAGTTGAGGATTATGGGTTTCGCCATTTTTTTCCTGGGGCCAGCGTGTTTGCAATAGGGGGTTGGGGTACGTCGTTCCCTGCCCATCACGATGCTGCCTATCACGCCCAAGTTCCGACTGACCCCGCCAAGCAACGTTCGATTGATCCGGAACGGGTGGTGGGATTTTCGCAAGAGCGCATGACGCGTGGGATTGTTTGGGCTTATAACGAACCAACCATGAACTTTGAACATGTGCTAGAAACCGCCCGTTTGGCTCGCTCGACCAGCCGTATGACCGGTATGGTAACCAATGGTTATTGGTCGAAAGCGGCGCTCGATCAGCTTGCGCCCTATATCGATGGCTTAATGCTAACGGTCTATGGCTTGAGTGATGCCAGTTATCAAGCATTAACTGGGGTTGAGCAATGGCAAGGAATTTTCGCTGGAGCCGAGCATGCGGTTAAACGCTGGGGCTGTCATCTTGAAATTACCACGCCAATTGTGACTGGAGTGAACGATAGTAGCGCCGAAATTGAAGGCATTGCCCGTTGGATCAAGCGCAAATTCAATGGTCTGATTCCATGGCGGATTATCCCGAGTCGTGATGCTGATACCAACGCCGCGACTTCGGTGCGCAAAGTGGCCCAAGGCTTAGGCTTGCCATTTGTCTATGGAGCGCAGCCAACCGAAACTACACGCTGCCCCAAATGCGAATGGGCAGTGATCGAACGCTTCGATGGTCAGCCCCGGGTGGTTGGGGTTAGCGAAAGCCAGTGCGAAAACTGTGGCAGCGAAGTCTACATTCGCTCATCATTATTTAAACGTAACAAATTAAACGACTAA
- a CDS encoding biotin/lipoate A/B protein ligase family protein: MWRYIVSAAADGATNMAIDHALALHANQSVYPTLRIYRWQPACLSIGAFQPYSDVNVAACQQAQIEIVRRPTGGRAILHDAELTYSITAPNSNPLLGGRVLKTYRTISHGLLVGLRQLVSAVDWATSASDEPKSAACFDTPSDFEITVAGRKLVGSAQTRTRGAILQHGTLLLHADRQQLSQVLHLPAELDSAALAERLIALDEATQRPVSFDEAQQAIVAGFATAFNLEFQPDQLTEQELATAERLRHERYTNPEWLQRR, from the coding sequence ATGTGGCGTTACATTGTTTCAGCCGCCGCCGATGGCGCAACCAATATGGCGATTGATCATGCTTTGGCGCTGCATGCCAATCAATCGGTATACCCAACCCTACGAATCTATCGTTGGCAGCCTGCCTGTCTTTCAATCGGCGCATTTCAACCCTATAGCGATGTTAATGTGGCGGCTTGCCAACAAGCCCAAATCGAGATTGTGCGGCGGCCAACTGGTGGTCGTGCAATTTTGCATGATGCTGAATTGACCTACTCGATCACTGCCCCCAACAGCAACCCACTGCTTGGGGGTCGGGTTTTAAAAACCTACCGCACGATCAGCCATGGATTATTGGTTGGTTTGCGCCAACTGGTAAGCGCTGTCGATTGGGCTACTAGTGCCAGCGATGAGCCAAAATCAGCCGCCTGCTTTGATACACCCAGCGATTTTGAGATCACGGTGGCTGGACGTAAATTGGTTGGTAGCGCTCAAACTCGCACGCGGGGCGCAATTTTGCAACATGGAACGCTGTTGTTGCATGCTGATCGCCAGCAATTAAGCCAAGTGTTACATTTACCAGCTGAGCTTGATTCAGCAGCTTTGGCCGAGCGGTTGATTGCGCTCGATGAAGCGACTCAACGCCCCGTGAGCTTTGACGAGGCTCAACAGGCGATTGTTGCAGGCTTTGCCACGGCCTTCAATCTCGAATTCCAACCTGATCAATTGACCGAGCAAGAACTGGCTACGGCTGAGCGCTTGCGCCATGAACGCTATACTAACCCTGAATGGTTACAACGACGCTAA
- a CDS encoding AMMECR1 domain-containing protein: protein MPKQAALIVQDPLVVLARQAVNRFIRQGELLPVVEPLPIDQRRSQGVYVSLIKAGQLRGCVGSVQPQQASLAKEVIYMAVAAAVHDPRFSPVQLDELDQLSYIVDLVENLALLKNRSAHDPAVDGLRVLRGRNQGVVLPNTSGITTFEQQRQLAYQRAGLEPTTATTLERFQVRRIIELSGNYQETISL, encoded by the coding sequence ATGCCCAAACAAGCAGCCCTGATTGTGCAAGATCCCTTGGTTGTGCTGGCACGGCAAGCGGTCAATCGCTTTATTCGCCAAGGCGAGTTGCTGCCTGTTGTCGAGCCATTGCCAATCGATCAACGCCGCAGCCAAGGGGTTTATGTGAGCTTGATCAAAGCTGGGCAGTTACGTGGTTGTGTTGGCAGCGTGCAACCACAACAAGCCTCGTTAGCCAAAGAAGTGATCTATATGGCAGTTGCGGCAGCAGTGCACGACCCGCGATTTAGCCCAGTTCAGCTTGATGAGCTTGATCAATTGAGCTATATCGTTGATCTAGTTGAAAATTTGGCCTTGCTGAAAAATAGATCTGCCCATGATCCTGCAGTTGATGGCTTGCGGGTGCTGCGTGGGCGCAATCAAGGGGTCGTGCTGCCGAATACCAGTGGCATTACGACGTTTGAGCAACAACGCCAATTGGCCTATCAACGGGCGGGCCTTGAACCCACTACCGCTACAACACTTGAGCGCTTTCAGGTTAGGCGGATTATTGAGTTATCAGGTAATTATCAGGAAACTATCAGCTTATAA
- the gcvPA gene encoding aminomethyl-transferring glycine dehydrogenase subunit GcvPA yields MSHYISITESERAEMLKAIGVADVAELFHDVPADLRFPTLDLPAALAEGEMARELRRLSSKNSDVLNYSCFLGAGAYNHFIPAAVDSLLRRSEFYTAYTPYQPEISQGTLQAIFEYQSLMCGLLQMDAANASHYDGATAMAEGAIMAISATRNRRKIVVAPSVHPQYRGVLRSYTQGLGVTITGDENPAASVADAAALVDNETAVFIVQSPDFLGVLHDLKPVAEQIHAAGALLLMVTNPIALGLFQTPGMVGADIAVMEGQPLGIPLSFGGPYVGVFSCTEKLLRRMAGRLVGVTTDLNGQLGYVLTLQTREQHIRREKATSNICTNQGLMALAATIYTSLMGKTGLRKVAELCYQRAHYAAKAIGNLAGYEVLEQGSFFHEFVVRCPRPVAEITQALHAQGIIGGYDLSKDYPHLGNAMLICVTEQNTKNDIDQLVAVLGG; encoded by the coding sequence ATGAGCCACTACATTTCGATTACCGAGAGCGAACGCGCAGAAATGCTCAAGGCGATTGGCGTTGCCGATGTTGCCGAGCTTTTCCACGATGTTCCCGCTGATCTTCGGTTTCCAACGCTCGATCTGCCCGCCGCACTTGCCGAAGGTGAAATGGCCCGCGAATTACGCCGCTTGAGCAGCAAAAATAGCGATGTGCTGAACTATAGCTGTTTCTTGGGCGCGGGAGCCTACAACCACTTTATCCCTGCCGCAGTCGATTCGTTGTTGCGCCGCTCGGAGTTTTACACCGCCTACACGCCCTATCAGCCCGAAATTTCGCAAGGCACACTGCAAGCGATTTTCGAGTACCAATCGTTGATGTGTGGTTTGTTGCAGATGGATGCAGCTAATGCTTCGCACTACGATGGCGCAACGGCCATGGCTGAAGGCGCAATTATGGCGATCAGCGCAACTCGTAATCGGCGCAAAATTGTTGTGGCTCCTTCGGTTCATCCACAATATCGCGGCGTGTTGCGCAGTTATACCCAAGGCTTGGGCGTAACAATCACTGGCGACGAAAATCCAGCTGCTAGTGTGGCTGATGCTGCGGCTTTGGTCGATAACGAAACGGCGGTGTTTATTGTGCAATCGCCTGATTTCTTGGGTGTGTTGCACGATTTGAAGCCAGTCGCCGAACAAATTCATGCGGCTGGGGCATTGCTGTTGATGGTCACCAATCCGATCGCGTTGGGCTTGTTCCAAACGCCAGGTATGGTTGGCGCTGACATTGCCGTGATGGAAGGCCAGCCCTTGGGGATTCCGCTGAGCTTTGGCGGGCCGTATGTTGGCGTATTTAGCTGTACCGAAAAACTTTTGCGGCGCATGGCTGGGCGTTTGGTAGGCGTAACTACCGACCTCAACGGCCAATTGGGCTATGTGCTCACCTTGCAAACCCGCGAGCAACATATTCGCCGCGAAAAAGCTACCTCGAATATTTGTACCAACCAAGGCTTGATGGCCTTGGCTGCAACGATTTATACCTCGTTGATGGGCAAAACTGGCTTGCGTAAAGTGGCTGAGCTTTGCTACCAACGTGCCCATTATGCCGCCAAAGCGATTGGCAATTTGGCTGGCTACGAAGTGCTTGAGCAAGGCTCATTCTTCCATGAATTCGTGGTACGCTGCCCACGGCCTGTGGCGGAAATTACTCAAGCCTTGCATGCTCAAGGCATCATCGGCGGCTACGATTTGAGCAAGGATTACCCACACTTGGGCAATGCGATGCTGATCTGTGTTACCGAGCAAAATACGAAAAACGATATCGACCAACTTGTCGCAGTGTTGGGAGGCTAA